The Artemia franciscana chromosome 11, ASM3288406v1, whole genome shotgun sequence genome has a segment encoding these proteins:
- the LOC136032561 gene encoding uncharacterized protein LOC136032561, translated as MIIPGIVQVTDDIEKFNSQEHLLQADTNELVSATEAFGMVVNTAKTKVMRVSGDSTLRNVQLTIKGEPVKNVVSFVYLGSLLTSDNDCSRSIKRRLGLAGASFKNLLPIWKNKTLSTSLKARLFNCLIIPMALYSSETLSIKADDERRISAFETKCLSRIPGVTYFDRVSNEDL; from the exons ATGATCATCCCtg GTATTGTTCAGGTAACAGATGACATCGAAAAATTCAACAGTCAAGAGCATCTACTCCAAGCTGACACCAACGAACTAGTGTCGGCAACCGAGGCCTTTGGGATGGTCGTTAACACAGCCAAAACCAAGGTTATGCGGGTGTCTGGAGACTCTACTCTAAGAAACGTGCAGCTAACAATAAAAGGAGAGCCAGTAAAAAATGTTGTCTCCTTCGTCTACCTAGGGAGCCTCCTAACTTCTGATAACGACTGCTCGAGATCGATCAAACGAAGACTTGGCCTGGCAGGCGCCAGCTTCAAGAACCTCTTGCCAATCTGGAAAAACAAGACTCTGTCAACTTCTCTGAAGGCGCGACTCTTCAACTGCCTAATAATCCCAATGGCTTTATACTCAAGCGAAACTTTGTCAATAAAGGCTGACGATGAGCGAAGAATCTCCGCATTCGAAACTAAATGCCTCAGCCGCATTCCAGGGGTCACCTATTTTGACCGAGTCTCAAATGAAGACCTTTGA